The following are encoded together in the Juglans microcarpa x Juglans regia isolate MS1-56 chromosome 2D, Jm3101_v1.0, whole genome shotgun sequence genome:
- the LOC121248144 gene encoding uncharacterized protein LOC121248144 has product MEEQNGTETRNGVGGVFVEVPDGEGTHRHRRELQEGETLYSVFHRLLSAIFFPDVQGERAPLLHRIKASVADNAPLLREASGNTGRNVFLWTRRGSPLRALLVISVGTITLLTLTGLLVFMLFFLAATINAIVISLLVSLAAAGGFLAFFFTCVTFIYIGALSVAVFVISSATISAIVASLIATGWIGFFLLLWLATKKSLGLAKHSLTMTGSALSAYSSAKHARRHHQPNKVSD; this is encoded by the exons ATGGAGGAACAGAACGGGACGGAGACGCGCAACGGCGTCGGCGGGGTCTTCGTGGAGGTGCCCGATGGCGAAGGGACCCACCGTCACCGCCGAGAGCTGCAGGAGGGGGAGACCTTGTACAGCGTTTTCCACCGTCTGCTGTCCGCGATCTTCTTCCCTGACGTACAAGGTGAACGAGCTCCGCTGCTGCACCGGATCAAGGCCTCTGTGGCCGATAACGCCCCTCTCCTCCGCGAAGCATCTGGAAACACTGGGCGGAACGTCTTTCTCTGGACTCGTAGGGGCAGTCCTCTCCGTGCCCTCCTTGTCATTTCT GTTGGGACGATCACACTTCTTACTTTGACAGGGTTGCTTGTCTTTATGCTTTTCTTTCTGGCTGCAACCATCAATGCTATTGTCATATCTCTTCTGGTGTCTTTGGCAGCAGCAGGTGGCTTCTTAGCCTTTTTCTTCACCTGTGTAACATTCATATACATTGGAGCACTATCGGTTGCTGTCTTTGTTATTTCCAGTGCTACAATTTCAGCAATTGTTGCATCTCTGATAGCTACAG GTTGGATCGGATTCTTCCTTCTTTTGTGGCTGGCAACAAAGAAAAGCCTGGGTCTTGCTAAGCACTCTTTGACCATGACTGGTTCAGCACTCTCAGCTTACTCTTCTGCCAAGCATGCTCGCCGCCATCATCAACCAAACAAGGTTTCAGATTGA